The following DNA comes from Candidatus Dormiibacterota bacterium.
TGATGGGGACGATCGACGCGCACAAAGTGGCCCAGATCGGCACCTTCAACGGCAACCCACTCACCATCGCGGCGTCGAAGACGACCTTGCTCTCCGTTCTGACACCTGCGGCATACGCGCATTTCGATGCGCTGGCCGAAGCGCTCGAGGGCGGCTTGCGTAAGGTGATGACTGACTACCAGCTGCCGTTCCACCCGATCACGCTAGCCGCGCGCGGGTGCGTGACCTATCGCAAAGAACGGGTGCGCAACTACCGGGACTACCTCACGATCGACAAGAAGTACGCATATCTGTCATGGCTCTACCAGTGCAATCGCGGTGTGCTGATGGCACCGGGCGCCGAAGAGAACTGGACGCTCTCCGTCCAGCACTCGGAGGAGGATGTCCTGCGCTATGTCCGCAACTTCGAGGAGCTGGCGAAAGACCTGACCGGCTAGCCGACCAGCACGCGCGTCAGGTAATCGAAGATCAGTTGTGACCAGGACTCCATGTCCAGGTAGTAGCTGCGCATCGCGTCGAGCGGGAGCAGCGCGCCCGCCAGCTTGTCGACCTCGCGGATCGAGATCTCGGGCCGGTCGCCCTCAACGAGGAAGATGAGTCCCACGTGCACGCGTCCGACCGGGGTCGTCTGGTCGTTGATCGCCCCCAGCAGCCGCGTCGAGAAGTGCCCGGTGTAGACGACCTCTTCTTCCCACTCGCGGCGCAATCCCGCGTCGATCGGGTCGGCGGCGCCGGCGACATCCTCAGGATTGATGTGGCCGCCGACGCCCAGGGAGTAAAGGTGGCGCAGCCGGCGCTCGCTCGAGCGGCGCAGCCGGTGGGTCAGAAAGTAGCGGTCCTCATGGCGAAAGACGACGTAGGGGATGATCTGCGGGTCGGCTGGATCCTCCTCGACCTCGCTGCGTGGACGGAACCGGTAGTTCGCGCGTACCCGCGCGAGCAAGTCGTCAAGGCCGGTCGCACGAAAGCCCGTCCATTCGCTCCCGCCAAACAGGGTGTCCCTCGAAACCACAAGGACATCCTCGCGCGCACCCACGGACTGAGTCTAACGATGGATGCTGCCGTTGGTGCTAGCCGTGATGCTGCTGGTCGCGATGGTCGCCGTCATCGGTCGGCGTCGGGCGGGGCGTAGGCTTGGGCGTGGCCTTTGGCGTCGGGTCGGGCGTTGCCTGCTCGCCGATGACCAGCGCCGGCGCTGTGGTGGCGGTCGCAACTTGCTCGATCCGATCGAGCTCGTCGCCGCCAGCGGCAACCAGGTCTTTGATGCCAGCGACGTCATCGTCGCGAATCGCGTTGGTCCGCTCGACCTCATTGAGCTTGAGGTGCAGAGTGTGAAGGGCATCTTTAGTGGCCTGCGGGTTGGCGGGATTCTTGAGCGACACGGCCGCGTCGTCGACGATGAGCGTGAAGGCGCGCAGGCTGTTCTCGGCGAGGCGCGGCTTGTGGTTGGCGGCCATCGCCTGTGCCTCCCGCAGACGCTCGTTGGCGAGCTGCAGTTGCACGGTGAGCCGCTCGTTCGCCGGCGTCAGGGCCAGGCGCACATGCTCTTCGATTTGCTTGACCGGGTAGAGCGGGTTATCGGGAAGCGCCGAGGGCGCGGCGAAGGCGGACCCCGCGGCCGCGATGAGGGCGACGGCCGCCGCGGCGAAGGCCACGCCCAACCGCCGGTACGCGGCAAAGGTCGGGATGCGCAGCGTGCGACGCTGTGGCAGCTGGGCCTGGAGCTTGAGCCAGAAGGGGGCGACCGCGACGGGGGGCGCGGGTGGGAGCGTCACCAGTAGAAGGTTGAGCTCGCGCACCTCCCGCAGCTCGGCGGCGCAGGCCGCACACCCGGCGATGTGCCCGTCGATGCGACGGCGTTCGTCGGCGGCCAGCATGCCGTCGGCATACGGGATCAGCCAATCGCGCGTCGTTGCATGACTCAACATCTGGATAGCAACCTCTGTCTGGTAAAACGGACCGAATTCACGCCGTATTCGCCTCCTCGCTGCGCACGAGGTCGCCGAGGCGTTCACGGAGCAGCCGCTTGGCACCGTTCAATCTCGACATGACCGTGCCCAGGGGGATGTCGAGTGTTTTCGCGATCTCGTCGTAGCTGAGTTCGCCGAAGGCCTGCAGGGCGATCGTGTCACGGTAGTGTGACGGCAGGCTCGCGATTGCCTGACGGACGGCTCGTTGCAGGTCATGCCGGGTTGCCACGTCCATGGGATCCGACTCTCGACTGGCCGGCGGCTGCTCCATGTCATCGAGCGAGACCACCGGACGGCGACGGCGGAGGACGTCGGTGACGGCGTTGGCCGCGACCCGGTGCAGCCAGTGTTTGAAGGGCTTTTCGTGGCGGTAACCGGGCAGCGCCTTGTAGACCTTGAGGAAGACCTCCTGGGCGACGTCTTCGGCCAGGCTGAGTTCGCCCAGGGCCCGGAAGGCGACGTTGATCACCAGCCGGTGGTGACGGATCACGAGCTGGCGGAAGGCCTCCTGGTCTCCGGCCGCGCTCCGATCGATCAGCCGGCGTTCTTCGGCATCCCCCTCGATCGAGGGAGCATCTTCGGGCCTGGCCATCTCCCGACGGTGTGACGCCGGCCGGGGGACGGGCTTGCGACGCGAGCTAGCCGGTGGGCTGCCGGCGCAGACCGCCCAGGAACTGGCGGACCTGGGTGGCGGGGTCGTCCGGGGCGCGCGCGATGGCGTCCAGCAGGGCGCTCGCCACGATGACGCCATCGGCCTTGCCCTCGAGCGCCTTAAGATGTTCGACGCGCGAGATGCCGAAGCCGACCACGATCGGCAATTTTGTCTGCTTCCGAACTGTGTCGATCAAGGGCAGCAGGCTAGGATCCAGCTCGGCGCGCGCCCCCGTGACGCCGGTGACGGCAATACAGTAGATGAACCCGGTCGCGGCCCGGCAGGCGGCGGCGATGCCGCCATCGCTGCTGGTCGGCGCCACGAAGAACACGACATCGACGTGACTGGCATCGGCGGCGCGACGGAGGTCCACGGACTCGGTGGGCGGAAGGTCGGGCACGATCAGTCCGTCGACACCCGCCGCAGCGGCCGCTCGGCAGAACCGTTCGAGACCGAAGGCGAGGATCGGATTCACGTAGGTCATGAAAAGCAGCGGGACGTCCGTCCTCTTCCGCGCCGCCGTGGCCGCCTCGAGCGCCCGGGCGACCGTCACCCCGCCCTTCAGCGCGACCTGGGAGGCGGCCTGGATGGTGCGGCCGTCCGCAAGCGGGTCAGAAAACGGAATGCCGAGCTCGATGGCGTCGGCGCCCGACTGGGCCGCGGCCTCGACCAACGATGGCGTGTCGTCGAGGCGTGGATAACCGACGGTGAGATAGGCGATCAGCGCAAGGCGTCGCTGGGCGCCGAGCCGGGCGAACATCGCGCCGATGCGGCTCATCCGCCGCTCGCGCCCCGGACGATATCGAGGTCCTTGTCGCCCCGTCCCGAGAGGTTGACGAGCACGACATCCTCCACGGCCAGCTCGGCCGCCAGCGGCAGCGCGTAGGCGATTGCGTGCGAGCTCTCCAGCGCCGGGATGATGCCCTCCAGCCGTGACGTTTGGTGGAACGCCTTGAGTGCCTGCTCGTCTGTGACACTCACGTACTCGGCGCGGCGATGGTCGTGCAGGTAGGCATGCTCCGGCCCAACGCCGGGATAGTCCAACCCGGCGGAGATGGAATGGGTCGCCATCACCTGGCCGTCCTCGTCCTGCAACAGGTAACTGAAGGAGCCATGCAGCACGCCAGGGCGGCCGCCGACGATCGAGGCCGCGTGCGCCCCGCTGTTGAGCCCACGTCCGGCCGCCTCCACGCCCACCAGCCGGACGGGGTCATCGACGAAAGGCGAGAAGATCCCGATGGCATTGCTCCCGCCGCCCACGCAGGCCACCACCGCTGTGGGCAAGCGCCCGGTTTCGGTGAGCATCTGCGCGCGGGCCTCGCGTCCGATCACCGATTGAAACTCGCGGACCATCAACGGGTAGGGGTGCGGCCCCACCGCCGATCCGATCACATAGTGCGTGGACCGAACGTTGGTCACCCAGTCGCGGATCGCCTCGTTCGTCGCGTCCTTGAGTGTCTTGCTGCCGCTTTCCACCGGCGTCACCGTCGCGCCCAGCAGCTGCATCTTGTAGACGTTGACCGCCTGGCGCGCCATGTCGTCGACGCCCATGTACACCTCGCACTGAAGGCCGAACTTCGCGCAGACGGTGGCGACCGCGACGCCGTGCTGCCCGGCCCCGGTTTCGGCGATGATCCGGCGCTTGCCCATCCGGCGGGCGAGGAGCA
Coding sequences within:
- a CDS encoding DUF5667 domain-containing protein; the protein is MLSHATTRDWLIPYADGMLAADERRRIDGHIAGCAACAAELREVRELNLLLVTLPPAPPVAVAPFWLKLQAQLPQRRTLRIPTFAAYRRLGVAFAAAAVALIAAAGSAFAAPSALPDNPLYPVKQIEEHVRLALTPANERLTVQLQLANERLREAQAMAANHKPRLAENSLRAFTLIVDDAAVSLKNPANPQATKDALHTLHLKLNEVERTNAIRDDDVAGIKDLVAAGGDELDRIEQVATATTAPALVIGEQATPDPTPKATPKPTPRPTPTDDGDHRDQQHHG
- a CDS encoding sigma-70 family RNA polymerase sigma factor, which produces MARPEDAPSIEGDAEERRLIDRSAAGDQEAFRQLVIRHHRLVINVAFRALGELSLAEDVAQEVFLKVYKALPGYRHEKPFKHWLHRVAANAVTDVLRRRRPVVSLDDMEQPPASRESDPMDVATRHDLQRAVRQAIASLPSHYRDTIALQAFGELSYDEIAKTLDIPLGTVMSRLNGAKRLLRERLGDLVRSEEANTA
- the trpA gene encoding tryptophan synthase subunit alpha; amino-acid sequence: MSRIGAMFARLGAQRRLALIAYLTVGYPRLDDTPSLVEAAAQSGADAIELGIPFSDPLADGRTIQAASQVALKGGVTVARALEAATAARKRTDVPLLFMTYVNPILAFGLERFCRAAAAAGVDGLIVPDLPPTESVDLRRAADASHVDVVFFVAPTSSDGGIAAACRAATGFIYCIAVTGVTGARAELDPSLLPLIDTVRKQTKLPIVVGFGISRVEHLKALEGKADGVIVASALLDAIARAPDDPATQVRQFLGGLRRQPTG
- the trpB gene encoding tryptophan synthase subunit beta, which translates into the protein MSQITPDARGRYGSYGGQYIPETLMAAVEELAAAFDAALKDEGFRNEFAYLSRTFSGRPTPVYRADRLTKQAGGAEIWFKREDLCHTGAHKINNAVGQVLLARRMGKRRIIAETGAGQHGVAVATVCAKFGLQCEVYMGVDDMARQAVNVYKMQLLGATVTPVESGSKTLKDATNEAIRDWVTNVRSTHYVIGSAVGPHPYPLMVREFQSVIGREARAQMLTETGRLPTAVVACVGGGSNAIGIFSPFVDDPVRLVGVEAAGRGLNSGAHAASIVGGRPGVLHGSFSYLLQDEDGQVMATHSISAGLDYPGVGPEHAYLHDHRRAEYVSVTDEQALKAFHQTSRLEGIIPALESSHAIAYALPLAAELAVEDVVLVNLSGRGDKDLDIVRGASGG